The Argopecten irradians isolate NY chromosome 4, Ai_NY, whole genome shotgun sequence genome has a window encoding:
- the LOC138322503 gene encoding neuropeptide FF receptor 2-like, translating into MFQMTDHLNLTVTQWNITVSKDSTDPSDTAYTFNDDPSKYAKVFCVAFISVMIIAANLLNLYVVSSTKQIPRITRICFLNLSFSDLLVGLVSCFPCSVVVAIGGWPYGPVWCQLAGIIHGSSVTISIWSLSLISIDRYLAIKKPLKYRSLLTVKRTYIIVSCLWVVALTTFFLPLPTKDSFLYYKFSQEEMICGLYWEYKWFCVVTAVYIPVLSGTILIFTNVSVMRKVISVTRRNSRQSLNYSAARTNDIKAVKLLIITSIIYFIAWGPYVSEVVSISLFDIEGIPPSVKFTTMWLANSNSFTNVFVYSFMYKSFRERVKLLVSKLFPCRLKRNQQDNADRTDQIQLSQYD; encoded by the coding sequence ATGTTTCAAATGACCGATCACCTCAATCTTACAGTCACTCAATGGAATATAACTGTGTCCAAAGACAGCACTGATCCTTCAGATACAGCCTACACGTTCAATGATGATCCTAGTAAATATGCCAAAGTTTTTTGTGTTGCCTTCATATCGGTCATGATTATTGCTGCCAACCTGTTAAATCTATATGTAGTTTCCAGTACTAAACAAATTCCAAGGATAACCCGTATATGTTTCTTAAACCTGAGTTTTAGCGACCTATTGGTGGGACTGGTTTCCTGTTTTCCTTGCTCTGTGGTGGTCGCTATTGGAGGATGGCCGTACGGACCGGTGTGGTGCCAGCTTGCTGGAATAATACATGGATCCTCTGTCACTATATCCATATGGAGTTTATCATTGATCAGTATTGATAGATATTTAGCGATCAAAAAGCCATTGAAGTATAGATCGTTGCTAACGGTGAAAAGAACTTACATCATAGTATCGTGTCTATGGGTTGTTGCTTTAACCACTTTCTTCTTGCCTTTACCAACAAAggattcatttttatattacaaGTTTAGCCAGGAAGAGATGATATGTGGACTATATTGGGAATATAAATGGTTTTGTGTAGTGACAGCAGTTTACATTCCTGTCCTGTCGGGaactattttaatatttacaaatgttagCGTGATGCGGAAGGTAATTTCCGTGACCCGCCGGAACAGTAGACAGAGTCTAAATTACTCCGCAGCTCGCACTAACGACATCAAAGCTGTTAAACTACTAATCATTACTTCAATCATCTACTTCATCGCGTGGGGTCCGTACGTGTCCGAGGTAGTTAGTATCAGTTTATTTGATATCGAAGGTATCCCTCCATCTGTCAAGTTCACCACCATGTGGCTCGCCAATAGTAACAGTTTCAccaatgtttttgtttactcATTTATGTATAAATCATTCAGGGAACGTGTGAAGCTCCTCGTCTCTAAATTGTTTCCTTGTCGCCTGAAAAGGAATCAACAGGACAACGCTGATAGAACGGACCAGATTCAATTATCACAATACGATTGA